The Paenibacillus sp. YPG26 genome includes a window with the following:
- the recR gene encoding recombination mediator RecR: protein MYYPEPIAKLIDAFTHLPGIGPKTAARLAFHVLRMKDDDVVDFAKALVSVKRNLHYCSICCNITDTDPCRICQDKSRDASVICVVQESRDLVAMERTKEFDGYYHVLQGAISPMEGIGPDEIRLKELLGRLSDERVQELILATNPNIEGEATAMYISRLVKPFGIRVTRIAHGLPVGGDLEYADEITLSKALEGRRELS, encoded by the coding sequence TTGTATTATCCCGAACCGATCGCTAAGCTGATCGATGCATTTACGCACCTGCCGGGAATTGGGCCGAAGACTGCGGCCCGGCTTGCTTTCCATGTGCTGCGTATGAAAGACGATGATGTTGTCGATTTCGCTAAAGCGCTGGTCAGTGTGAAGCGGAATCTTCATTACTGCTCCATCTGCTGTAACATTACCGATACCGATCCATGCCGGATTTGTCAGGATAAGAGCCGTGATGCTTCTGTAATCTGCGTAGTTCAGGAATCAAGAGATTTAGTGGCTATGGAGAGAACGAAGGAATTTGACGGGTACTATCATGTCCTGCAAGGCGCCATCTCTCCGATGGAGGGGATTGGCCCGGATGAGATTAGGCTTAAGGAATTGTTGGGGCGTCTGAGTGATGAGCGGGTACAGGAATTGATTTTGGCGACCAATCCGAATATTGAGGGCGAAGCTACAGCGATGTATATTTCACGCCTGGTTAAGCCTTTCGGCATTCGGGTGACAAGAATTGCACACGGGCTGCCTGTGGGCGGCGATTTGGAATATGCAGATGAGATTACGCTGTCCAAAGCCCTTGAAGGACGCCGTGAGCTTAGCTGA
- a CDS encoding DUF2508 family protein — protein MDLLNRWTDKIKRQQELDRDFQRKVRIYEEVSRAKAEWERAYMAFQQAVGDDEIDFAVYTLEAAERRYQIHLKEAKKEEARWGPLPYGTPH, from the coding sequence ATGGATCTATTGAACAGATGGACAGATAAGATTAAGAGGCAGCAGGAGCTGGATCGGGATTTTCAACGCAAGGTCCGAATTTATGAGGAAGTGAGCAGAGCAAAGGCGGAGTGGGAACGGGCATACATGGCTTTCCAGCAGGCAGTGGGAGATGATGAGATTGATTTCGCTGTCTACACCTTAGAAGCGGCAGAGAGAAGATATCAGATTCATTTGAAAGAGGCTAAGAAAGAAGAAGCTCGGTGGGGGCCGCTTCCTTATGGGACTCCACATTAA
- a CDS encoding YbaB/EbfC family nucleoid-associated protein, producing MNNMNQMMKQVKKMQEQMLKAQEELGDKVMEGTSGGGVVNVKVNGHKKVLSIDIKPEAVDPDDVEMLQDLILTAVNDALAKAEELANQDMGKFTGGMKIPGLF from the coding sequence GTGAATAATATGAACCAGATGATGAAGCAAGTGAAGAAAATGCAGGAGCAAATGCTGAAAGCTCAGGAGGAGCTTGGTGATAAAGTCATGGAGGGTACCTCCGGTGGCGGCGTTGTGAATGTGAAGGTTAACGGCCACAAGAAAGTTCTATCTATTGATATTAAGCCAGAGGCTGTAGATCCGGACGATGTGGAAATGCTTCAGGATTTGATCCTGACCGCAGTTAATGATGCTCTTGCCAAAGCTGAAGAATTGGCTAACCAGGATATGGGCAAATTCACAGGCGGTATGAAAATTCCAGGATTGTTCTAA
- the dnaX gene encoding DNA polymerase III subunit gamma/tau: MEHIALYRAWRPQSFQDMVGQQHIIRTLQNAIRENRLSHAYLFSGPRGTGKTSAAKILAKAVNCESGPAAEPCNECESCRRITAGAVMDVLEIDAASNRGVEEIRDLREKVKYAPTEVRHKVYIIDEVHMLTTEAFNALLKTLEEPPPHVMFILATTEPHRLPATVISRCQRFDFRRVSLEKQSDRLKLICEQEKITADDEAIQYIARLSDGGMRDALSILDQISSFTDGHVSYEQALAMTGGIPSRQFAELAEALSRGDIGGVLQMIEAFMQEGKSADKCMENLLYYFRDLLMIKMVPKAGHMTERVLDARDFEEMAKAFTKPQLFGIIDTLNHYQTEMKYAAQPQMLFEVALLKLCSIAQEDSPSLSAQASAPDKSADASEVQQLRRQLLELEKKLDQALKNGLSSGAGGSDSSGPSRSQASRSPSPRISSLAKIPSNIDQYIAQRSSPEFITIQNKWNQILQRVKEEKVTIHAWFMNGEPVSMLDHNVLVAFKNDIHRETTEKPANKEVIERILEQQLGGPFRLVSMMQKDWNEAIQGAGTPSPEPFELEPGPGEGGASKEPWVDEALQMFGDDLVVIKE; the protein is encoded by the coding sequence GTGGAACATATCGCGCTGTACCGCGCATGGCGGCCGCAGTCGTTTCAAGATATGGTAGGTCAGCAGCACATTATCCGGACGCTTCAGAATGCGATCCGGGAGAACCGGTTGTCTCATGCTTACTTGTTCAGTGGGCCTCGGGGAACCGGGAAGACAAGTGCTGCGAAGATATTAGCCAAGGCCGTGAACTGTGAGAGTGGACCGGCGGCTGAGCCTTGTAATGAGTGTGAATCCTGCAGACGCATTACAGCGGGAGCTGTAATGGACGTGCTCGAGATAGATGCGGCCTCCAACCGGGGGGTCGAAGAGATAAGGGACCTGCGTGAGAAGGTGAAGTATGCGCCAACGGAGGTCCGGCACAAGGTATATATCATAGATGAGGTTCACATGCTGACGACGGAAGCGTTCAATGCGCTGCTTAAGACACTGGAGGAGCCGCCTCCGCATGTGATGTTTATTCTGGCTACAACGGAGCCTCACCGACTTCCGGCCACGGTGATTTCGCGATGTCAGCGGTTCGACTTTCGCAGGGTATCCCTGGAGAAGCAGAGCGACAGGCTGAAGCTGATTTGCGAACAGGAGAAGATCACCGCCGATGATGAGGCCATACAGTATATTGCCCGGCTATCAGATGGCGGAATGCGGGATGCGTTAAGCATACTGGATCAGATCTCTTCTTTTACCGATGGACATGTCTCTTATGAACAAGCACTGGCCATGACCGGCGGTATTCCATCACGCCAATTCGCCGAGCTTGCCGAGGCTCTGTCGCGGGGAGATATCGGCGGCGTGCTGCAGATGATTGAAGCATTTATGCAGGAAGGCAAGAGTGCGGATAAATGTATGGAGAATCTGCTCTACTACTTCCGTGACCTGCTGATGATCAAGATGGTACCCAAGGCTGGGCACATGACGGAGCGGGTTCTGGATGCGCGGGATTTTGAAGAAATGGCGAAAGCCTTTACAAAGCCGCAGCTGTTCGGTATTATCGACACGTTGAATCATTATCAGACCGAGATGAAGTATGCGGCACAGCCGCAAATGCTTTTTGAGGTTGCTCTGCTCAAGTTATGCAGCATTGCCCAGGAAGATTCGCCAAGCCTATCGGCCCAGGCCTCGGCTCCTGACAAGAGTGCGGATGCCTCCGAGGTTCAGCAGCTTAGACGCCAGCTGTTAGAGCTTGAGAAGAAGCTGGATCAAGCGCTCAAGAATGGCTTGTCTTCTGGTGCTGGCGGTTCCGACTCTTCGGGCCCGTCCCGCTCACAAGCCAGCAGGTCTCCTTCGCCCAGAATCTCGTCACTTGCGAAGATTCCATCGAATATTGACCAGTATATTGCTCAGCGCAGTTCGCCGGAATTCATCACGATTCAGAATAAGTGGAATCAGATCCTGCAGCGTGTGAAGGAGGAGAAGGTTACGATTCACGCCTGGTTCATGAATGGGGAACCTGTCTCCATGCTGGATCACAACGTGCTTGTAGCTTTCAAGAACGACATTCACCGTGAGACCACGGAGAAACCGGCTAACAAAGAAGTGATTGAGCGTATATTAGAGCAGCAGCTCGGAGGCCCTTTCCGTCTTGTCAGCATGATGCAGAAGGATTGGAATGAGGCTATCCAGGGTGCGGGGACCCCGTCACCAGAGCCCTTTGAGCTGGAACCGGGTCCTGGTGAAGGCGGAGCAAGCAAGGAACCGTGGGTGGATGAGGCGCTTCAGATGTTTGGAGATGACCTTGTAGTTATCAAAGAGTAA